CATTGCCGTCAGTGTCGGCAAAGGTCTGCCGGGCGGCAGCATCGTCTCCGGCGTAACCACACGTGGAGCACATTTATTTTTAGAAAAAGGGGATCAATTGCTTTTGATTCTCAATCAGGACGCCTATTTCTATAGAGGGGCAAATAACAGGTGAAACAGTCAATTCCGTTACTAGCATTATTATCTCTAATTCTACAATTGCCCTCTTACGGACAATACACGGTAATTGACGCGAACCCCGGCGGTCCGACAGCTGAGACCGTGGCTCCTGTTAAGCCAATACTTTACCCACAACTTACAGGCAGCGTAGAAACCGATGAAGTAAGTCTTTCTAAAGGCTCACGATTTCGAGTGAGTTTAATGACAGATGTGAGCAGCCAGACAGCGACATTAGGCGACACAGTGGAAGCAAGCTTAGTTGACGATTTGACGATAAACGGTATTACGGTCGCCAAGAAAGGTGATGTCGTCACAGGACAAGTAACCGATGTCGCCCGAGCAGAGAGGACAATTAAGTCCTATATCCCGCGTCATCATTTTCTTGATCCCGAAGGTCGCCTGGCAATAACATTTCTCAGCCTGCAAAACAAATCAGGGGCAACTTCAATATCAGCGACATTAGCCCCACAAACTGAAATTGAATCTGCAGGTTCAACCTTAAGGTTGATAGTAAATAAAGGCGGCGATGCTGAAGTTAAAAGCATTACTACAAGATATCTGGTCGCTGACGCCGTGTTAGCAGGCGGTCTCGTGGCAGCCGGTCCAATTGGATTAGCGGTAGCACCTGCAGTTACAGGAATTGCCGGTGCGATATCTCCGTCGTACGCGCTGGGCCATCAGGTAGAAGCCGGTGAATCACACAGCCGGGTCAAAGATTTTCTCCTGGGCGCCAGCCGCGGTGTGCCCGGTGGTGTCATTGTCTCCGGAATTGCTACACATGGCGAAGACATCAAATTAACTAAAGGCGATGAGCTTGTTGTCGAACTTAGCCAGGATGCCTTTTTCAACCGCTAATTGAGCCAAGCTTGCCGCGACAAAATTAGCATCGATTAACCGCAACCTCCATATTTTCTCCACAATCTCCATCGTTACTCCACTTGGGCTACCTAGGATGGTTGATGAAAGTCACGAGTCCATGAGGGTGGACATTTGTGAGGTCATGATGCAATGGTATCAACTCGGCTGGGGAAAATTTTGTTGGTCTGCAACGCCTACTTGCTTATGCACTGCCCCCAAGCAAGCGCAGACACTACAAACGGGTGTTCCCGCTCGTATGCACCTTCCGACGCTACGATCACCCGCAAAACAACCATAGAGCCAACCCGTGTTCTAGGGCGAATCCCACGTCTATCGTTGGTACCCATTGCGCATGTCCGCGGCGAACTATTTCTCAAAGATGAGATTTTATTCGGCCAGCCAACAATGTCCTTGCTGAAAAGCGAGGGCATTGTCGCCGAAAAAGGCAGACATGAAAGTCATTTGGTTTTAGGCTCAGGCAGTCTCTTACTGGCGCCAAAAAACACCATTGATATTTCCGTACCCAATGCAGAAATAAACGTGGCGGCAGGCGCCATAGTTTATATACGCACTAAAGGTACTACCACCGCGATTCTCAATCTACACGACGACAGAGTAAATGCAGTGAATGTACTTTCAGCCCATACTCGCTATTACCTTCCACCCGGGCGCGTTATGCTCGTCACAGAAGATCGTTATACGGATTTCGATAATGCAAATCCATGTCCTGGTCTCTGGTATAAAACTGTCTACACGCATGAAAGCACAGAAGGCATAACAAGGCTTGTATCACAATTTTCACCACTATCAGCAGCCTGGATATTGCCGTCTGTCAGACATTTGATATTAAACAGGAGCAGTCACGGCAATAAGATAATGAAAACTTGCGCAGCGGTAACTGTAATGTCGCGCGATCACAAACAATTTAGATACAAGCTTGATGATCATGAGCGCAGTCCTGTTCTTTTAGTTTCGGGCAAATTGCAATCACAAAATGATGAAGAGACTAATACTTTGGAAACCTGGAAAACCAATGTACAGGGTAATTCACGCGGTGACGAATTGATCTCATTGCTTGATGCAACTAATGAAAAGCTATCACAAGACGCCAACGATGCCGACTCACTATATTTAAGAGGCTATTTATACGGTGTTGTCGGCTGCACAACCTGGGCTATCCAAGATTTGACAAAAGCAATTGAGAAAAACGAAGACTTTGCCGACGCTTACAAAGAACGCGGCATTTGCTATATGGACAACAAGAATTTCGATGAAGCATTGAAAGACTTAAACCATGCACTCGAGCTGGATCCAACATCAGGAGATGCTTTGCTTGCCAGAGGACGCCTTTATATGCTCACCTCGCAACCAGACGCAGCGTTGACCGATTTAACCAGGTGTACGGAAGAGTCAGTTAAATTCACACCGGCGCTGCCAGGAGAAATGCCGGGGAATTTTTACAATGCTCCAGAATACTATTTGAGCAATTGCTATAAAGCTTTAGGTAACGAAGACAAAGCCAAAGAGCATTTGGAAAAAGCTCAGGTAAGCGACGTTCAAGCATCTGTTCCTGACACTGACTACTTGCACCGTTTTGCCGACAAGCCCGCTGAAACACAACCCAGTCAATAGTTATAGCTCGTAGCGATAGCCCACTCCATACACTGCATGGATAAGTTCTTGTCCGGGCAAGACTTTAGCGATTTTCTTGCGCAAGTTTTTGATATGACTGTCAATAACTCGATCGTAGACATACTGCTCTTGCTGGTAACAAAGCTCCAACAGCTGCGAACGAGAATACACTCTTCCCGGACGGCTTATAAGAAGTTTCAGCAAGCGAAATTCAGTACCAGTTAAATCAAGCGGAACGCCATTGACGGAAATTCGTGATTTTTCATCATCGACATAAAACAGCTTGCCTGTTGTTTCCTTGGCTTGCTGGTTAGACCGGCGCATAACAGTTTTCACACGCGCCACGACTTCTCGTGGGCTAAATGGCTTGCAAATGTAATCATCGGCTCCTAAGCCCAATCCTAAGAGCCTATCGAGTTCATCTACGCGTGCACTGATAACAATTATCGGCACTTCTGAAAACTTGCGAATCTCACGACAAATTTCCAGCCCATCGACACCAGGCAACATGAGATCAAGCAAAATTAGATCCGGCGTCTCTTTTTTCACATCAGCCACGACACCAGTGCCCTTATCAATGTGCACAGGTTCATAGCCGTCTTGGCGCAGATAATCCATGAGGATTTCGGCAATCCTGTGCTCGTCTTCAACAACCAATACTTTTGGCTTATCCGGCATCTTTGTCATTTCCAGCTAAAGGCAATTTCAATTCAATCTTCAAACCACCCAGTACTGAAGGAGCTGCGGCAATTTGTCCATCATGCGCCTCGACAATACTTTTACAAATAGCAAGTCCCAATCCTGCTCCACCAAAGTCTCGACTGCGAGAAGATTCAACGCGGAAAAATCTTTCAAAAACTTGCGGCAAAGCTGCTCTTGGCACAGAGGGAGCCGAGTCTTCAATTTTTAAAATTACATCCTTGTCTGTAACATCGGTACTGAGTTTTACAACGCCGCCAGCATCCGTATATCGCAGGGAATTTTCCAGAAGGTTCATGAATACTTGTTTTATTCTATTGCGATCTGCATTGATTACAATTTCACCTTCGAATAGCTCGCTGGTATCAACGGACAAGTTCTTCTCCTTGAAGCGCTCTTCAAAAGTAAATAAAACATCTTGCAGGCAGACAATAATATCCATAGGCATCAAGGTATCTGTAAGCTTTCCTACATCAAAGCGGGCAAGCCAATAAAGGTCATCAACCAATTTACTTAAGGACATTATTTCCTTGTGCAAGACAGCTAATGTTTTTGGGTTGGCTTGTTGAACACCATCCTGGAAAGCCTCTACTTGCGCTCGCAAAATAGCTATCGGCGTGCGCAACTCATGAGATGTATCAGACACCCACTGCTTGCTCTTTTGATCTTGTTTCTCCAAAGTCTCAGCAAGGAAATTGAAGTCCTTGGCTAATTCGCCAATCTCATCTGACGAAGAAGTATCCAGGCGCGTGCTGAAATCCAACGATGCCAATTTATGTGTACCTTTTGAAAGGGCCTTAATGCCAGCCAATAAATGGCTGGAAAGCATCATAGAGGCTATAGTAGCCGCACAAAAGCCGGCTAAAGCAATGAGCAACAAATTTTTGTTTTGCTCATCGACAAAATTTGATTCAATCTCGCTGTAGAGAGAAGTTCCAGGAGCCAGTGCCAAATATCCTACTTGTTTGCCGTCAACAGTAAGCGGCAAATTGGCTATCGCCAAATTTGCCGAACCTTCTCCCCAGAGTCGGTTCTTGTCCGCATTGAAAAGAGATACTCTATGCAGCAATTCCATAATATGAGGGGGTATTCCCAAAGGGTGAAAGAGCAAGAAATGATGTCGAGTTGGTGCATGCGGAGTATATGAGGTAGAACGCTCAGCAAAGTCGTCGTCTGTTCGCGGTCCTAATTCCTCACGCCGCTTTTCATCCATGGCTTCTTTCGGAGCCATGGCTCTTTGCATTTCGCGCCAAACAAGATCCGGATCTGTTTCTAGAAATTCCCAATTGCCGTGTTCTTTGTAAAGTTTTTCGATATGACGAGCCACAGGCTCAACTTTTCTCAACTCCACGCGCGCCAGGTACCTACCAAAGCCGGTGCCAATACTTGCTTTGGTCAAAGCAACAATCAGTCCAATAACACAAGCTGTTACCAGAATTATTGTAAAAAAGAGCTTTTTAGTGATTGTAAGCTTCATCGGCTCAAGTATTAGGGAAGCAAGCGGAGGACCTCTCCGGTATGCCATTATCCTCCCGAATACTCTGTGCAGCAAGCATGGCCGACTGCAGAGTTTCTCCATGTCTCGATACCTCCAAATAAAGCACACCCAGTGATTCACAAAGGTGAACTTCCGTTTTGCATGACCATTTAATTAATCCCAATTGCAACTTATGTTCAGCTTTCTGAATCCAACGCTTCAACTGACCGTCCCAAGTCCGTTCATAACAACTCACCGCCAATTTATGCCAGGGCGTAAATACTGCGCATAATGCTCTTAAATGAAAGGGCAACGGCAGAAACTTCATAGGCGTTAAATCCTGCCAGTTAGTCACTGCTTCCACGAAAGGCGTTAAGCCAACTGCCAGTACAAACGCATCCAACAATGAATCCGGCTTACCTGCACGATTGTAAAATGCCACCAAGTCATCATTGAGCGTGAATGCTACACTGGCACCTTTATCGCTAAACAAATAGAATTGCCCATAAGGATCCAATGTGGTTTCCAGATAGCGCTTTGTCTCACCGGCATTATTTTTACCAACTCGACAATCAAATTCCAGGCGGCTTCCAACTGAAAGCTTGAAAGCTTTTTTCAATGCATGATTGCGTATTGGAGCAATGACCGTTTGTTTTTCTTTGGGAATAACATTCAGTGCGTAATAAGCTGAGCCTCCAGCAGGAACAATGACGTCTGTTAGGTGAAATGGCAGCGTGCGGCTACCCAGGCGTGGACTTTCCTGAACATGCATGTGCACATGCGGTTGTGGTGACCTTCCGGAATTACCACACAAGGCAAGCACCTGTCCAGGGACAAGATAATCGCCTGCTTTTACACGCAAGCTGTCCTTTTGTAGGTGGGCAAGAACAACATATTTCCAAAATCCAATTTCAATAACGATGTAATTACCAAAACTGTTCACCGTATCGACCTGTCCAGGTAGATTGTCGGCAAAACCGTCAAAACATTCAAAGACACGGCCATAAGCAGGCGACAAGACAGGTTTTGCATAACAACGGAAATCTGTGACGCCTACCCCATCATCTTTGTAGCTTACGCCATTCTCAAATTGAAAAAAATCCAGCGCATATCTAAGACTACCTTTGTGCGTATGGGCACCATCAAACCCCTGATAAACTTGCCAGGCACCGGCAAAAGGCGCCTTCAATGCGACACTGCGCGGATCGACACCTCGTACATACGCAATTTTCATTTGCTCGATACTTTTTTCAGCAAGACATGGGCTCGTCAACCAAAATCTTGCCCATGGTCCACCTTGCTGAGGACTAAATGCCAATATGACAGCATAGGTAGTGACAACAAAGGGCAACGCCAGCGCCGGCAAATGCAAAATCCACATAACCTGATTGAAACTTATCGTTAAAAAACAAGCGACTATGCCACTGGACAGCGCCACGGCAATGCTGCGCTTACCAGGCACCGTGTACAAACCACCAATTATGCATGCAGTCAAAACCGCATTCATTTGCGCAACCAGATATAAAAGTGAATCCGTCCCCGCCAAATTAAGTATGCGAAAGATGAGCAGGCAAACAATTATTTGGGCCAGTCCAATCAGAGCCAAATAACGTGACGAAATGGCAAATGCAAGAAAAGTGAGGATACCACCCAGCGCTGTGCCACTATAGTAAACCGCTCCAAAGGGCGCCAAGAATTTGAAAGCAGATAAGGTGTTGTTTTCAACACCGGCAAATACAGTTTGATGACTAGCTGGAGAAAGCAAGTTATAGCCTAAAGGCAAAAGCAAATACGCAGCCACAACATAGGGCATGCCTAGAAGAGGCAACTTAAATACTCTGGTTAGCGAGTCTTGTAAGACTGCACCGGCAACAATAACCAGTGTCGCTCCTAAAGCTACTACAAAAACAGACTGCCAGGAAAATGCATACAGCGAACCTAATAACATGCCCAGCAAAATACCGTTGACAGTGTCCAGTCTTTCGTAATCGCGAGGCAAAGAAAACAGTCTTCTAAGGGCAATTACAAACAGCCCGCCAAGCATGCCCATCAGTCCCGTGGCTGGAATTAGAAAACTGACGGCAAATAAGAGCAATTTAGAAAGCGTCTTATCCAAAGAGAAAAATGATCCATAACCGTCTAATAGACTGGCAAACGTTTCCGCTATTTGTCTTGCTATTAACTTTGCCGTATTCATGAAGCAGCCTCAATATGCTTTCCCAAGCGGCTATGTTTGTTGAGATCCAAAAAAGGCACGCTTAAATGCTTGGGCAAATTATCTTGTGCACACATGACTGACAAATCCTCTGCTTTGCGAATAACAGACACCTGTCCATCTTCATGCACCAGAACTACATTTGGGCGGTATTCAATAAACTGCATCCATTGGGTGTTGTTGTATGCGCCTACAGATTCGACGACCAGCAGGTCACCTGCCGTTAGGGGCGGCAGGTGAATGCTGTGACGCACTACATCAATATTCATACAAAGCGGTCCGTACAAAATAGTGTCTTCAATGGGGCCTTGGCATTCCTTAGTCAGTTTCACCTGATGGTTGTACCAATAGGCAGTGAAAAGCAAATTAGTACCGCCATCAAGAATTACTGCTTTGCGCCCGTCGGACAGCCTCTTTGTGCCGACAACAGTCGTCAGCAAGACTTGCGTATCATCAACAATTGCCCGTCCAGATTCAAATATCAAGCGAGGCAATGGGCGCCCGGCTGCCAGTCTATATTTCGTACCCTCACGCAGAGCGCTGGTCACCGCATTGACATAGTCATTTACGGATGGCACTGCTTGTTCCGGTGGTAAATAAATTCCCTTAAGAGCGTTTTGTGAAGGGAAACCACCACCAATATCTATGTATTCAATTTGAGTGTCGTCATTTTCCACTTCACGCATAAATTCGCACATAATGCGTACTTGTTCGGCATAGGCACGTGGCTCCAAAATAAATGTGCCGATATGGCTATGCAAACCAACGAGTTTAAGATGAGGACTTAAGGCTATCCATTTCGCAGCAAGATAAGCTTGTCCACTTTCCAAATTGAAACCAAATTTCCCCCATGGCTCTGTAAAGCCGGTATCAAAGTTAAGTCTTAAGGTAACCGGCGCAACCAAGTTTAGCTCGGTGGCGACGGCTTCTATGTTATGCAATTCATCAAGGTGATCCACATGAAGATGTGCTCCTTCGCGAATTGCCTTTTGTAAGATGCGCTTAGACTTATTGGGACCATTGAAAATAATTCTGTCTCCAGGCACACCTAGAAGTCTTGCCTTTTCATATTCAAACTCCGATACAACCTCAGCCCACGATCCTTCCTGGTGGAGAATATTACAGATAGCGCTTGTGTAGTTAGTCTTGTAAGACCAACCATGAGTAACAAGACTGTAGCGTCTTTCAAAAGCACGCTTGAGACGCCTTACGTTTTCGCGAATCTTCTTTTCAGAAGTGACATAAAGTGGCGAACCATATTTTTCAACCAGATCATTCACGTTTACGCCAAATACTTGGTCGGTAATATTGTCTTGGTGCGTACGTTTACCGAATTTGTTTATTTCACCTATCCTATGCGGTTGAATAAATGGTGGTTCCCAGACACTTGAGTAAAGATCTTTCATGAATGTCTCCTGTTTTAGCCTGCTTCTGAGGTTACAAATTGTTGGGCCAGTCTTCCTTGAACAAGCATTGATTCGAAATCTTCCAGATCAACTATTAGTTCTTGTGCATGCCGAATAAAAAACGTACCTGCTTTAGCAGGCGGCAAATCGAGATTTACTTCACCGGCCAAAAGCTTTAAAACTACAGAAGGCAAATTTCTGCCTGCAGCATGGCTCAAGTAGATCCACGAAGGAAAACGTGGATTAATTTCAATCAAATGAATTTTGCCATCTTCCGTTTTCATAACTTCTACTTCAAATGGGCCTGACCACATTAGGGCTTTGACGATCTTTTCAGCCATTTCAGCAATTGCGTCATCAACTACGGTTACACCAGCCCAGGCTTTGCCTTTATCGGTAAGAGCGCGTTTGCGCATCATTACAGCTCCGATTAGGTTACCTTTGCCATCGCCGACTCCTGCCAAATCGAACTCGTCACCGTCCACCATTTTTTGAACGAGCACAGGATAGCCCCAAGCTGCGACCAATCTATTGAAGATGGCTTTCGCTTCGTGTCCATTGTGAGCAATACCGGCATCATAAAAAATGCCTTTCACGACAAGCGGATATTTCCATCCATCTGCTTCGCACTTATCAAAAAACCCAATATTGGAAATAATCTTACATTCGGGATGATTGATATCAATGGACCGGCAAAATGCGCTCAGGTGATCTTTAGCGCGCAAATTGTACTGGTCTCTGCTCGGGATAAGCATGGCGATTCCTAATTTGGCTAAAGCCGGCTTGATACGGCTGAAATTAGGTATCTCGGCATCCAGACAAGGAATAATGGCATCCAATCCGACATCTTGATGAATTTGCAAAATCCTATCAAGTAGCGCTCTTTCACCTGCTGACGGATAGGGGATGAGATAGCTGCCGGAACACAACTCTTTTGAGTACAGTCCGGCATCAAATACATCATAGCCAAGACCAATAACTTCACCTGTGAAATTTGCACATTCACGAATACAACGTGCCACTGCCATGCCCGGTCCGGGATTCTCTGCGCGGGCATTAATACCTGTCACGGCAACATTGGCATTGCGCCACTGTCTCTTGCTAAAAATTGTCATAGATATCTCTCCAGTTGCAACAAGAACGCCTCAACAGAAGTTGCCGCAACTTCATAGGTGACGCCATACTGCTGCGACAGGCAATTCGCCGTATCTTCAACACTCGTTCCTTTCTTCAAAAGATTGAGCGACATAAGTCCTGTACCGTTCAAGGAAAAGCTCTGTCCTGTTTGAGGATCAAAGACAAAACCACTATCACTTACGGCAAGTTTTCTAAGTCGCTCGCTGGGACAAATATTATTGGCTGTCATGTCTGTACTAACTCCTTTCATGCCAACTGCATCTTACAAAGGGGGCATGGAGAGAGGATGGAATCTATGGAGAAATTGTGGAGACCGGCTAAATCTTGGCTAAATAAGCAGGCTCGTAAACTTTCCTAATAGTATTTATATGTCACCCAGTGTGGCATTATTATTTATATGGGAATATCAGGGGTGGACGCTGGCTTAGGAATACAAAATGACGGCCCAGGTTCTTGCCGACAAATATGAAATCTTAGACGTGCTTGGCACGGGCGGCATGGGCGTTGTTTATAAAGCTCGCCACCTGCTAATGAAGCGCATCGTGGCAATTAAGATGCTCCACGAGAGCCTTACCGCCAACGAAGTCATGCGCAAACGGTTTGAACAGGAAGCTCAAGCCATTTCAGCCTTGAACCACCCTAATATCCTCACCGTTTACGATTTCGGGGTAACTGAGGACAACAAGCCTTATCTGGTTGTCGAATTCCTTGAAGGCACAAGCCTGGAAGAGATCCTTAATGAAGAAGGAGCACTAGATGCCAGCCGCGTTATGCACATTTTCAAGCAAGCCACATCAGGGCTTGCCCAAGCTCACGAAAAAGGCATTATTCACCGGGATCTAAAGCCGGGCAACATCATGCTGATAAATGTCGGCGACCAAAAGGACTTTGTCAAAATCGTAGATTTCGGCATTGCCAAATTGGTTCAAGAAAGCACTGAGCAAAATATCGGCTTAACAGCAACTGGAGAAGTCTTCGGCAGCCCGCTCTATATGAGCCCGGAACAGTGCCGCGGGCGCAAACTGGACCCACGCTCAGATATCTATTCTCTTGGTTGTGTTATGTACCATGCCCTATGCGGCAAAAGGCCATTTTCAGCCCAAGACTTGCCTGAATGTCTCTACAAACAGGTGCATGAAACTCCACCTAAGTTTTCCGAAATCGCTCCGGAATTGAATATTCCTGAAGGACTGGAAAAGGTGGTTAACAAAGCCATGGCCAAAGAGCCTGATGATCGTTTCGACAACATGACCGATTTCAGGCAAGCAATTGAAGCTGTTGAAACCGGGCAACCGCTGGATATCTCTATGCCTCCTTCTAAGCCAACAGGCACAACAACTGTAATTGCCACACAAGCGCATGGCGTGCACATAACAGCAGGCACGCCCACCGGTGTAAGCGGCAACACCATAGTGCCTGAGTCCGCACAAGCTGCCGGCCCTCAGGTCGCTAGCACCAAGCCGAAGAATAAAAAGCTAATTGGTATAGCAATTGCCGCAGGTGTGATTATTGCCGGCGGCGGCATAGCTTATTTAGCAACCAACAGTCCCACGGCGCAATACGAGACCTTCATGAAAAAAGGCAAGGCTGCCTTTGACGCGCATAATTATCAACTTGCCGAAGAAGCCTTCCAAGGTGCATTACAAGTCTCTCTCTCATTTGGGGCAGACAGTCCGCAGCGCTCGGATGCCATTGATGATCTTGGACAGATCTACATGAACCAGAAGAAGTACGACAAGCTTTATCAATTAGCTACACAAACCAACCAAGTCGCCAGATGCATATCCAGTTTCAGTCGCGAATTGGATGGACTCAGAAAACAAGGCGCCGATAAGACCACACAAGCTGCGGACCTCCTGCAATTGCTCGGCAAATTGTCGGAAAAAGAAGGAGACTTTGCCCGCGCTGAAGGTTTCTATACGGACGCGTTGACCATAAGAAAAGGAATTGCCGTCCAAGCAAGTGCCATTGAGGACAAGGCAAAAGCAGCCGCAGAGCAACCTCTGCCCGAACAAAAAATAAAGAAGGCAACGCAGGAAAGAGAAATCAGATCATTGAGCACTCACATAACTCAAGTGCACAAGCAAAAGATTCTCCATCCAAAGCCTATTGCCAAATCCAAGCCAGTTAAGGTTAGTCCTTTCCCAACTTTTGACGTAACAAGACCAATGACGACTCCAGCACCTACTGTTGTTATTGAGGACAAACCGGAAGTATCTAACGATCAACCTAAGAAACGTGGATTTTTTGGTAGCATCGGACACGGCGTAAAAGAGCTATTCCACAAAGACAAGTCGAAAAATTCGACAAAAGAATAGTCGTCGTCCGTACTTTTGGGATGGGCAACCTAGACGGGCATAATTGTATGCCCGAAGACAGCTTCTGATACCAGCGTCTTGCGCTTGTCTAGATACTCATGCACGGCAGTAATAAATGCCGCATGGCTCCATGTCAGAGGCGAAACAGACAAAGGTTCGTTTGTATACGGATTGACCTGCTCAGCCAAAACTCCTGAAGGCAAAGCATGGTCAGCTACCCATTCAAGTAATTGCACTGGTTCTTTCAAATCCTCCGGCTCTTTAGCACTAGCTATGCCATAGTTAGCCAGCCAAATTGTGCAGATAAACCAGGGATTGCCAGGCACATTACCAACGTCTTGCGACACCTGGTGATAGTAGTCATTTTCATAACGAGCAACGCCACCAACATCTGTTTTTATCCAGAGGCGCTCGCGAACTGCTTTCATTGTGTCTTTTACTTTGGTGTCGAAGACAGACAATCCGGAAAAAGCAAAGATGGCATACATGGCAGCGTCAATGGTCATATCGAGGTCATAACCATCAGCGGTGCGTGTGGCCATGCGGCAGAAACGCCCATTTTCTTCAGACCACATGTGCTTAACCATCGCCGTCTGCACTTCTTCAGCCACCTGATTGTAGTGATGATAGTCATCCATTTCACCCAGTGCATGAGCAAAATTGGCAGCTGCCTGCAGTCCGGCAATCACACTACAAACAGTAAACAGATGCACGCCATAGCGTTCTTCCCAGAGATCGTGAGAAGGCAGAGGAAGTTTTGTCTTTTCATCGCGGAATGACACCAAGAAATCAGCTGCGCTTTTAAGCAACGTGCCAAATAAAGAGCGCATAAATTCCACATTGCGAAACTTGCGGAATGACTGCCACATAGACCAAATTACAAGAGCCGTTTCGTCTTCCTGAATAGGCAGATCATATCTGCCGTCGCGAGTCCAGGGGTGCCAACTGGAAGCCAGAGATTTATCCGGATTGTATTTATGCAACAAGTAACCTTCCGGTTTAATTACCTGATGACAGAAATTGAAAAATCGTTCTACCAAATCACGAAAACCGGCTCTGCTTAAGGCATAAGCAACAAGTGCGCCGTCGCGTGGCCACATATAAGAATAAGTGTCTCGGGCAAACTGCGCTATGTCCCAGTCATTTGCGGCAATAATTGCCCCATCATCATCAATTTGCGTGCGAATAACGAGCAAACTGCGCTTGTACAGGTCGACAATTTTAGTTGGCAACCCTTGAAAATCAATGGGTTCCGGATTGACCCAGAGACGCCAGTAGTTCTGGTTGCGCGGGACATAAGAATGCGCGCCATTTTCCT
The Candidatus Obscuribacterales bacterium DNA segment above includes these coding regions:
- a CDS encoding tetratricopeptide repeat protein, with protein sequence MSLLKSEGIVAEKGRHESHLVLGSGSLLLAPKNTIDISVPNAEINVAAGAIVYIRTKGTTTAILNLHDDRVNAVNVLSAHTRYYLPPGRVMLVTEDRYTDFDNANPCPGLWYKTVYTHESTEGITRLVSQFSPLSAAWILPSVRHLILNRSSHGNKIMKTCAAVTVMSRDHKQFRYKLDDHERSPVLLVSGKLQSQNDEETNTLETWKTNVQGNSRGDELISLLDATNEKLSQDANDADSLYLRGYLYGVVGCTTWAIQDLTKAIEKNEDFADAYKERGICYMDNKNFDEALKDLNHALELDPTSGDALLARGRLYMLTSQPDAALTDLTRCTEESVKFTPALPGEMPGNFYNAPEYYLSNCYKALGNEDKAKEHLEKAQVSDVQASVPDTDYLHRFADKPAETQPSQ
- a CDS encoding response regulator, whose translation is MPDKPKVLVVEDEHRIAEILMDYLRQDGYEPVHIDKGTGVVADVKKETPDLILLDLMLPGVDGLEICREIRKFSEVPIIVISARVDELDRLLGLGLGADDYICKPFSPREVVARVKTVMRRSNQQAKETTGKLFYVDDEKSRISVNGVPLDLTGTEFRLLKLLISRPGRVYSRSQLLELCYQQEQYVYDRVIDSHIKNLRKKIAKVLPGQELIHAVYGVGYRYEL
- a CDS encoding HAMP domain-containing protein; translation: MAYRRGPPLASLILEPMKLTITKKLFFTIILVTACVIGLIVALTKASIGTGFGRYLARVELRKVEPVARHIEKLYKEHGNWEFLETDPDLVWREMQRAMAPKEAMDEKRREELGPRTDDDFAERSTSYTPHAPTRHHFLLFHPLGIPPHIMELLHRVSLFNADKNRLWGEGSANLAIANLPLTVDGKQVGYLALAPGTSLYSEIESNFVDEQNKNLLLIALAGFCAATIASMMLSSHLLAGIKALSKGTHKLASLDFSTRLDTSSSDEIGELAKDFNFLAETLEKQDQKSKQWVSDTSHELRTPIAILRAQVEAFQDGVQQANPKTLAVLHKEIMSLSKLVDDLYWLARFDVGKLTDTLMPMDIIVCLQDVLFTFEERFKEKNLSVDTSELFEGEIVINADRNRIKQVFMNLLENSLRYTDAGGVVKLSTDVTDKDVILKIEDSAPSVPRAALPQVFERFFRVESSRSRDFGGAGLGLAICKSIVEAHDGQIAAAPSVLGGLKIELKLPLAGNDKDAG
- a CDS encoding urea transporter, whose amino-acid sequence is MNTAKLIARQIAETFASLLDGYGSFFSLDKTLSKLLLFAVSFLIPATGLMGMLGGLFVIALRRLFSLPRDYERLDTVNGILLGMLLGSLYAFSWQSVFVVALGATLVIVAGAVLQDSLTRVFKLPLLGMPYVVAAYLLLPLGYNLLSPASHQTVFAGVENNTLSAFKFLAPFGAVYYSGTALGGILTFLAFAISSRYLALIGLAQIIVCLLIFRILNLAGTDSLLYLVAQMNAVLTACIIGGLYTVPGKRSIAVALSSGIVACFLTISFNQVMWILHLPALALPFVVTTYAVILAFSPQQGGPWARFWLTSPCLAEKSIEQMKIAYVRGVDPRSVALKAPFAGAWQVYQGFDGAHTHKGSLRYALDFFQFENGVSYKDDGVGVTDFRCYAKPVLSPAYGRVFECFDGFADNLPGQVDTVNSFGNYIVIEIGFWKYVVLAHLQKDSLRVKAGDYLVPGQVLALCGNSGRSPQPHVHMHVQESPRLGSRTLPFHLTDVIVPAGGSAYYALNVIPKEKQTVIAPIRNHALKKAFKLSVGSRLEFDCRVGKNNAGETKRYLETTLDPYGQFYLFSDKGASVAFTLNDDLVAFYNRAGKPDSLLDAFVLAVGLTPFVEAVTNWQDLTPMKFLPLPFHLRALCAVFTPWHKLAVSCYERTWDGQLKRWIQKAEHKLQLGLIKWSCKTEVHLCESLGVLYLEVSRHGETLQSAMLAAQSIREDNGIPERSSACFPNT
- a CDS encoding alanine racemase yields the protein MKDLYSSVWEPPFIQPHRIGEINKFGKRTHQDNITDQVFGVNVNDLVEKYGSPLYVTSEKKIRENVRRLKRAFERRYSLVTHGWSYKTNYTSAICNILHQEGSWAEVVSEFEYEKARLLGVPGDRIIFNGPNKSKRILQKAIREGAHLHVDHLDELHNIEAVATELNLVAPVTLRLNFDTGFTEPWGKFGFNLESGQAYLAAKWIALSPHLKLVGLHSHIGTFILEPRAYAEQVRIMCEFMREVENDDTQIEYIDIGGGFPSQNALKGIYLPPEQAVPSVNDYVNAVTSALREGTKYRLAAGRPLPRLIFESGRAIVDDTQVLLTTVVGTKRLSDGRKAVILDGGTNLLFTAYWYNHQVKLTKECQGPIEDTILYGPLCMNIDVVRHSIHLPPLTAGDLLVVESVGAYNNTQWMQFIEYRPNVVLVHEDGQVSVIRKAEDLSVMCAQDNLPKHLSVPFLDLNKHSRLGKHIEAAS